The proteins below come from a single Branchiostoma floridae strain S238N-H82 chromosome 5, Bfl_VNyyK, whole genome shotgun sequence genomic window:
- the LOC118416822 gene encoding PX domain-containing protein kinase-like protein isoform X2 — MALFEKKKAQKVTLDDTSRLSCTIEAAQNVQGHTDYVVRVQRGPLAENSWQINRRYSDFAALNTALQIGGVDLNLPPKKIFGNMEREFIAERQQGLQLFLNNITSHQLLSLSLIVRKFLDPTNYPESMNTQEAALQHVSMFFRSEPHWEVIEPLRDVGWRFRKSYFLIKPKDQPKEKLVLSWTDFGPDKTIDDKDLVPIMKLLPTIQHPFIYPVVFATSMESGGLAIRNFYQPGTLRDAICKTKPNKVHFLKKYCKPKMYAPLPLPAIRTCGRQVLEALKFLHDKGWFYGQLHAGNVMLEENCCRLLDLENSVLGLPPYYRYFLTQLRKVQTMEQVDVYSFGHLVYEMAFGDQLQTATLEMLPLDCPGELRTFLESILTVDAVKSVPSVADLLASPLFSNVPVVLPDKPQLKIPSKLKEALKLAKEATEKRLKVDQGVFNQVRRQSKAKAHHMSDEEKKKRKKSARKRLSQQPTGQEEDHNTNHLPATNGVGSSTTSPTSSGAPSPVPPPAPAADHDQKA; from the exons atggcgctcTTCGAGAAGAAGAAGGCGCAGAAGGTTACCTTAGACGACACCTCTCGCCTCTCCTGTACCATCGAGGCCGCCCAGAACGTGCAGGGACATACG GACTATGTGGTGAGAGTGCAGCGAGGACCCCTAGCAGAAAACAGCTGGCAG ATTAACAGAAGATATAGTGATTTTGCTGCCTTGAACACAGCTTTGCAG ATAGGAGGTGTGGACCTGAACTTGCCTCCTAAGAAGATATTTGGAAACATGGAGCGAGAGTTCATCGCTGAGAGACAGCAGGGGCTGCAGTTGTTCCTGAACAACATCACCTCCCATCAGctcctctctctgtctctcatcGTCAGGAAGTTCCTGGATCCTACAAACTACCCTGAGAGTATGAACACACAAG AAGCTGCTCTCCAGCACGTGTCCATGTTCTTCAGATCAGAGCCTCACTGGGAAGTCATAGAACCACTACGAGATGTCG GCTGGAGATTTAGAAAAAGCTACTTTCTCATCAAACCAAAAGACCAGCCAAAGGAGAAACTAGTCTTATCTTGG ACTGACTTTGGTCCAGACAAGACAATAGATGACAAAGACCTTGTGCCAATCATGAAATTACTcccaacaatacag CACCCGTTTATCTACCCCGTCGTGTTTGCTACATCCATGGAGAGCGGAGGCCTCGCCATCCGCAACTTCTACCAACCAGGAACACTCAGGGACGCCATCTGTAAA ACAAAACCAAATAAAGTGCATTTTCTGAAGAAGTACTGCAAGCCAAAGATGTACGCCCCCCTCCCGCTCCCTGCAATAAGAACCTGTGGAAGACAAGTACTAGAG gCCTTAAAGTTCCTACACGACAAAGGATGGTTCTACGGACAGCTCCATGCGGGGAATGTGATGTTGGAAGAGAACTGCTGTCGACTGTTGGACCTGGAGAACAGTGTGCTGGGTCTGCCTCCCTACTACAGATACTTCCTGACACAGCTCAGGAAAGTACAG ACCATGGAGCAGGTAGATGTGTACAGTTTTGGCCACCTTGTGTACGAGATGGCGTTTGGAGACCAGCTGCAGACAGCAACGCTGGAGATGCTGCCTCTGGACTGTCCTGGAGAGCTCA GAACGTTCCTGGAGTCCATCCTCACTGTGGACGCTGTCAAGTCAGTACCTTCTGTAGCAGACTTACTGGCCAGTCC ACTGTTCAGCAATGTACCTGTGGTTCTACCAGATAAACCTCAGTTGAAG ATTCCCAGTAAGCTAAAAGAAGCCCTGAAGTTGGCAAAGGAGGCAACAGAGAAAAGATTAAAAGTTGACCAGGGAGTG TTTAACCAGGTAAGAAGACAATCAAAGGCCAAGGCTCACCACATGTCTgatgaagagaagaagaaaaggaaaaaatctGCAAGGAAG CGTCTGTCCCAGCAGCCTACAGGCCAGGAGGAGGACCACAACACCAACCACCTGCCAGCTACTAATGGGG TTGGTTCCAGCACCACTAGTCCCACATCTTCAGGTGCACCCTCACCTGTCCCTCCACCTGCACCAG CTGCAGATCATGATCAGAAAGCATGA
- the LOC118416822 gene encoding PX domain-containing protein kinase-like protein isoform X1, translated as MALFEKKKAQKVTLDDTSRLSCTIEAAQNVQGHTVNVVRVLDFLGLDHQDYVVRVQRGPLAENSWQINRRYSDFAALNTALQIGGVDLNLPPKKIFGNMEREFIAERQQGLQLFLNNITSHQLLSLSLIVRKFLDPTNYPESMNTQEAALQHVSMFFRSEPHWEVIEPLRDVGWRFRKSYFLIKPKDQPKEKLVLSWTDFGPDKTIDDKDLVPIMKLLPTIQHPFIYPVVFATSMESGGLAIRNFYQPGTLRDAICKTKPNKVHFLKKYCKPKMYAPLPLPAIRTCGRQVLEALKFLHDKGWFYGQLHAGNVMLEENCCRLLDLENSVLGLPPYYRYFLTQLRKVQTMEQVDVYSFGHLVYEMAFGDQLQTATLEMLPLDCPGELRTFLESILTVDAVKSVPSVADLLASPLFSNVPVVLPDKPQLKIPSKLKEALKLAKEATEKRLKVDQGVFNQVRRQSKAKAHHMSDEEKKKRKKSARKRLSQQPTGQEEDHNTNHLPATNGVGSSTTSPTSSGAPSPVPPPAPAADHDQKA; from the exons atggcgctcTTCGAGAAGAAGAAGGCGCAGAAGGTTACCTTAGACGACACCTCTCGCCTCTCCTGTACCATCGAGGCCGCCCAGAACGTGCAGGGACATACG GTGAATGTAGTCAGGGTTCTAGACTTCCTGGGGTTGGACCATCAG GACTATGTGGTGAGAGTGCAGCGAGGACCCCTAGCAGAAAACAGCTGGCAG ATTAACAGAAGATATAGTGATTTTGCTGCCTTGAACACAGCTTTGCAG ATAGGAGGTGTGGACCTGAACTTGCCTCCTAAGAAGATATTTGGAAACATGGAGCGAGAGTTCATCGCTGAGAGACAGCAGGGGCTGCAGTTGTTCCTGAACAACATCACCTCCCATCAGctcctctctctgtctctcatcGTCAGGAAGTTCCTGGATCCTACAAACTACCCTGAGAGTATGAACACACAAG AAGCTGCTCTCCAGCACGTGTCCATGTTCTTCAGATCAGAGCCTCACTGGGAAGTCATAGAACCACTACGAGATGTCG GCTGGAGATTTAGAAAAAGCTACTTTCTCATCAAACCAAAAGACCAGCCAAAGGAGAAACTAGTCTTATCTTGG ACTGACTTTGGTCCAGACAAGACAATAGATGACAAAGACCTTGTGCCAATCATGAAATTACTcccaacaatacag CACCCGTTTATCTACCCCGTCGTGTTTGCTACATCCATGGAGAGCGGAGGCCTCGCCATCCGCAACTTCTACCAACCAGGAACACTCAGGGACGCCATCTGTAAA ACAAAACCAAATAAAGTGCATTTTCTGAAGAAGTACTGCAAGCCAAAGATGTACGCCCCCCTCCCGCTCCCTGCAATAAGAACCTGTGGAAGACAAGTACTAGAG gCCTTAAAGTTCCTACACGACAAAGGATGGTTCTACGGACAGCTCCATGCGGGGAATGTGATGTTGGAAGAGAACTGCTGTCGACTGTTGGACCTGGAGAACAGTGTGCTGGGTCTGCCTCCCTACTACAGATACTTCCTGACACAGCTCAGGAAAGTACAG ACCATGGAGCAGGTAGATGTGTACAGTTTTGGCCACCTTGTGTACGAGATGGCGTTTGGAGACCAGCTGCAGACAGCAACGCTGGAGATGCTGCCTCTGGACTGTCCTGGAGAGCTCA GAACGTTCCTGGAGTCCATCCTCACTGTGGACGCTGTCAAGTCAGTACCTTCTGTAGCAGACTTACTGGCCAGTCC ACTGTTCAGCAATGTACCTGTGGTTCTACCAGATAAACCTCAGTTGAAG ATTCCCAGTAAGCTAAAAGAAGCCCTGAAGTTGGCAAAGGAGGCAACAGAGAAAAGATTAAAAGTTGACCAGGGAGTG TTTAACCAGGTAAGAAGACAATCAAAGGCCAAGGCTCACCACATGTCTgatgaagagaagaagaaaaggaaaaaatctGCAAGGAAG CGTCTGTCCCAGCAGCCTACAGGCCAGGAGGAGGACCACAACACCAACCACCTGCCAGCTACTAATGGGG TTGGTTCCAGCACCACTAGTCCCACATCTTCAGGTGCACCCTCACCTGTCCCTCCACCTGCACCAG CTGCAGATCATGATCAGAAAGCATGA
- the LOC118415778 gene encoding sugar phosphate exchanger 3-like, whose amino-acid sequence MASISQMWRQLKSKYSIYHVFVFLLTFFSYAFFHATRKTFSNIKTTISSEWTPQFCNATEPCLRPEKIWMARHLFDSSSDAEPFLGWLDSTFLISYAVGLYISGVLGDRFDMRKVLSLGMCLSAIVVFVFGCLTEWIHLYSQPVYVILFVLNGLLQSTGWPCVVAIMGNWFGKSTRGLVLGAWSACASVGNIIGALLVSQVLDYGYEYAFLVTSAVLFAGGIINFFALVPSPKEVGLPEPEDGDDDDDDSEPSGEEDENGVTPRTPLVQTDTDPPVTFTQTRPQAISFFQAVLLPGVIPYSLSYACLKLVNYSFFFWLPFYLHSQYGWKETVADEISIYYDVGGIIGGMIGGYLSDRMKKRAPTVVTMLLLALPSLWGYSASPNNKTINAVLMAVAGFFIGGPANLISSAISADLGRQDLIKGNSEALSTVTGIVDGTGSVGASVGQIVVPLLHKQLHLDWHWVFYFFILMTLLTAVCILPLLVREVRSMKCFLNYQLRRQAAALVQDTHRPHSLNS is encoded by the exons ATGGCGTCGATCAGCCAAATGTGGAGACAGTTGAAGTCAAAATACAGCATTTACCACGTCTTTGTGTTCTTGCTGACATTTTTCAG ctATGCGTTCTTCCACGCCACAAGAAAAACCTTCAGTAACATCAAGACCACCATCTCCTCAGAGTGGACTCCCCAGTTCTGCAATGCTACAGAGCCATGTCTGCGGCCAGAGAAG ATCTGGATGGCCCGCCACCTGTTTGACTCCAGCAGTGATGCTGAACCCTTCCTGGGCTGGCTGGACTCCACCTTCCTCATCTCCTACGCTGTG GGTTTATACATCAGTGGTGTTCTTGGAGACAG GTTTGACATGAGGAAGGTGCTGTCCCTGGGGATGTGTCTGTCTGCTATTGTA GTGTTTGTGTTTGGGTGCCTGACAGAGTGGATCCATCTCTACAGCCAGCCAGTCTATGTCATCCTGTTTGTGCTGAACGGACTGCTACAGTCCACGGGATGGCCGTGTGTGGTCGCCATCATGGGAAACTGGTTTGGGAAATCAAC ACGAGGCCTTGTCCTGGGTGCTTGGTCTGCCTGTGCTTCTGTGGGTAACATCATCGGAGCCTTGCTGGTGTCACAGGTTCTGGACTATGGTTATGAG TACGCCTTTTTGGTGACATCAGCCGTGCTTTTTGCTGGAGGAATTATCAATTTTTTTGCCCTGGTGCCTTCTCCAAAGGAAGTTG GTCTCCCAGAACCTGAGgatggagatgatgatgatgatgacagtgaGCCCAGTGGTGAGGAGGATGAGAATG gtGTCACACCGAGAACCCCACTAGTGCAGACTGACACTGACCCTCCCGTGACCTTCACACAGACACGCCCCCAGGCCATCAGCTTCTTCCAGGCCGTCCTTCTCCCCGGGGTCATACCT TACTCCCTGTCCTACGCCTGTCTGAAGCTGGTGAACTACTCCTTCTTCTTCTGGCTGCCGTTCTACCTGCACTCCCAGTACGGCTGGAAGGAGACAGTCGCTGATGAGATCTCCATCTACTACGATGTGGGAGGGATCATAG GAGGCATGATTGGCGGCTATCTGTCAGACCGTATGAAGAAGCGAGCCCCCACGGTGGTGACCATGTTGTTACTGGCCCTCCCCTCCCTCTGGGGCTACAGTG cTTCCCCAAACAACAAAACCATCAATGCCGTTCTTATGGCCGTAGCTG GGTTTTTCATCGGAGGTCCTGCCAACCTGATCAGTTCTGCCATCTCGGCTGACCTTGGACGACAGGACCTGATCAAGGGCAACAGCGAAGCCCTGTCCACGGTCACGGGCATCGTGGATGGGACAGGCAGTGTGGGGGCGTCTGTAGGACAG ATTGTGGTTCCTCTGCTTCACAAACAGCTACACCTGGACTGGCACTGGGTCTTCTACTTCTTCATACTGATG ACGTTGCTGACCGCGGTGTGTATCCTGCCCCTGCTGGTGAGGGAGGTGCGCAGCATGAAGTGTTTCCTGAACTACCAGCTGAGACGGCAGGCGGCAGCCCTGGTACAGGACACACACAGGCCACACTCCCTCAACAG TTGA
- the LOC118416114 gene encoding uncharacterized protein LOC118416114, with protein MRTVLAQVSAKLQSERICSRTFLWPHFMVRLCLVPIHTIGEPHLESQSFENTLNKESKSATMAKPICMSLVWLIVMVTCLSFTLVKADGFKKKEAFEDFFEEAAEVLDVEKEVYNFYSRVLPEYEKWKKGEISYEEFMWKVGKAVVMCGCSMGGKVVGATIGAFVPIPQGKRLGAKIGGKMGELVCDAVIELIVTLLTPATSCYKLIA; from the exons ATGCGGACTGTACTTGCCCAGGTCTCAGCTAAACTTCAATCTGAAAG GATCTGTTCCAGGACCTTCCTGTGGCCACATTTTATGGTCCGTTTATGTTTGGTGCCCATACATACCataggagagccacaccttgagtcTCAATCCTTTGAG AACACCCTCAACAAGGAAAGCAAATCAGCAACAATGGCCAAACCCATATGCATGTCACTGGTGTGGCTGATCGTTATGGTTACATGCCTGAGTTTCACCCTCGTCAAGGCTGACGGCTTCAAGAAAAAAGAGGCATTTGAGGACTTCTTTGAGGAGGCGGCTGAGGTCCTCGACGTTGAGAAAGAAGTATACAACTTCTACTCTCGTGTTTTACCGGAATACGAAAAGTGGAAGAAGGGGGAGATATCATATGAAGAATTTATGTGGAAAGTTGGGAAAGCTGTCGTTATGTGTGGGTGCTCGATGGGAGGAAAGGTCGTGGGAGCCACCATTGGTGCGTTTGTTCCCATTCCCCAGGGAAAGCGGCTAGGGGCTAAAATCGGCGGTAAGATGGGGGAGCTGGTCTGCGATGCTGTGATAGAACTCATAGTCACCTTACTCACGCCAGCTACGTCGTGCTATAAACTCATAGCGTAA